The following coding sequences are from one Musa acuminata AAA Group cultivar baxijiao chromosome BXJ2-4, Cavendish_Baxijiao_AAA, whole genome shotgun sequence window:
- the LOC103982413 gene encoding ALA-interacting subunit 5: MNPRGDSTSGSDGAAEPRRKSKKPKYSRFTQQELPACKPLLTPAIVVTAFAFIGIIFIPIGLLSLSASGQVVEIVYQYDTDCIPEQLQNDKVAFIQSSTTNKTCTRTLTVPKNMEGPVHIYYELDNFYQNHRRYVKSRSDKQLRSKASETETTNCAPEATTSDGSVIVPCGLIAWSLFNDTYSFAVNSKIIEVNKKNIAWQSDKEHKFGSDVYPKNFQMGGLIGGAKLNASIPLSEQEDLIVWMRTAALPRFRKLYGRIETDLAANEQVTVTIQNNYNTYSFEGKKNLVLSTTSWIGGKNDFLGTAYLTIGSLCLFLAMGFIILYLLKPRTLGDPSYLSWNRNPDGHY, translated from the exons ATGAATCCAAGGGGAGATTCGACTTCCGGAAGCGATGGCGCTGCCGAGCCGAGGAGGAAGTCCAAGAAACCCAAAT ATTCAAGGTTTACACAACAAGAGCTTCCTGCTTGCAAACCATTACTAACTCCAGCAATT GTAGTAACAGCATTTGCTTTCATAGGAATTATCTTCATTCCAATTGGACTTCTCTCCTTGTCTGCATCAGGACAA GTGGTTGAAATTGTTTATCAATATGACACAGACTGCATTCCTGAGCAGTTGCAGAATGACAAAGTTGCATTCATCCAAAGCAGCACGACTAACAAAACTTGTACCAGAACTTTAACT GTGCCAAAGAACATGGAGGGTCCCGTTCATATTTATTATGAGCTTGACAACTTCTATCAGAACCATCGCAG GTATGTTAAAAGCAGAAGTGATAAGCAACTCCGAAGCAAGGCAAGTGAGACAGAAACAACTAATTGTGCACCGGAAGCCACAACTTCAGATGGGTCTGTGATTGTTCCATGTGGTCTCATTGCATGGAGCTTGTTCAATGACACATACTCATTTGCAGTAAACAGTAAAATCATTGAGGTGAACAAAAAGAATATAGCCTGGCAAAGTGATAAAGAACATAAATTTGGAAGTGATGTTTATCCCAAGAATTTCCAGATGGGAGGTCTGATAGGAGGTGCCAAACTCAATGCCAGCATTCCT TTAAGTGAGCAAGAAGATCTCATTGTTTGGATGAGAACAGCTGCTCTGCCAAGATTCAGAAAACTCTATGGGAGAATAGAGACGGACCTTGCGGCTAATGAGCAAGTCACAGTGACAATACAGAACAACTATAACACATATAGTTTTGAGGGGAAGAAAAACTTGGTACTTTCAACTACCTCCTGGATAGGTGGGAAGAATGATTTCCTTGGTACTGCTTATCTCACAATTGGTAGTCTATGCCTATTTCTTGCTATGGGCTTCATAATATTGTATTTGTTGAAACCCAG GACCCTCGGAGATCCTTCATACTTGTCTTGGAACAGGAATCCCGATGGACATTATTAG
- the LOC103983353 gene encoding cell number regulator 13-like, with translation MEEVANVVGLIRTFIDAAETAQSLREDCLEFPEYLQLITSHLEKLQDKALSDGTIKTLTKLEDTLERSYELVHGFHRQNYVSRMINHSYLRNTMRRAQDDIDKYLRLIPLTLHVSTHRDDPSLTSENSRLIVYRMLETTVIMSIRMSKKLIAVLRSITQKMNNTVMKSCFPNRNMNRLPSCSHLTFGSAVGEQQYQNRTRKSIQKDGRH, from the exons ATGGAGGAGGTGGCCAACGTCGTCGGCCTCATCAGAACCTTCATCGACGCCGCCGAGACTGCACAAAGCCTCAGGGAGGATTGCCTGGAATTCCCGGAGTATCTGCAGCTGATCACCTCGCATCTGGAGAAGCTCCAGGACAAGGCACTCAGTGACGGTACCATAAAGACATTGACGAAACTGGAGGATACACTGGAGAGGTCCTACGAGCTCGTCCACGGCTTCCACAGACAAAACTACGTCTCTCGTATGATCAACCACAGCTATCTCCGGAACACGATGAGAAGAGCACAGGATGATATCGATAAGTACTTGAGGCTTATTCCACTCACCCTACATGTATCGACTCATCGAGATGATCCTTCGTTGACATCCGAAAACAGTCGTCTTATAGTTTATCGGATGTTAGAGACCACTGTGATCATGTCGATTCGTATGAGCAAGAAACTAATAGCGGTTCTGAGAAGTATCACACAGAAGATGAACAACACAGTGATGAAGAGTTGCTTCCCT AACAGAAACATGAACAGGCTTCCTTCCTGCTCTCATCTAACATTTGGATCTGCCGTCGGAGAGCAACAGTACCAAAACCGTACTCGTAAATCGATTCAGAAAGATGGAAGGCATTGA